Below is a genomic region from Raphanus sativus cultivar WK10039 chromosome 4, ASM80110v3, whole genome shotgun sequence.
AATTTGACTATAAAAAACATCTTTAATAGTCGAGGCTCTTATCGTTGAATCTCATATCTCAATATAGCCTCATAGATTAATATCAATAGTATACTCTCAAGTTTAACTATCTCCAACTAAACTGACTGGTTTATCTAGTAGGAGGAACACCAAAACCACTAACTCAACACTTGTTAATAATCAAAATCTTAAGGACTAATGAGAGAGACAATGAAGTGAGAAGCTATGCTTCCAAGTGGTTACGTCGTTAGATCACAATTCAGAGAAATCGAAGGACACAGGAAGTAGCAAAATTGCATAACAAATGAAGGACACAGGAAGTAGCAAAAATGAAGGCCAAGAatgtttgaaaataataataatatagaattATGTATAGCTTATAATGATTTGAAGGAAGATATCTCCTTATGTAAAAAAGCTCCTTATGTAAAAAAGAGTTTCATTTCTAAGTGCTTCAGGTATGCCACATAGAACTAAAAAAAACCATTTCGACaaaattgtaaaaattaaaaatattactaaaacatattaaaaataaatctagcttaaataaatgtattttatatattacagaactcaatttaaaaattcaaaatatattataagttGGATTGTATGTTGTTTTTGATCatactaattttatatttatttgattattaagTTTATGAATGTAAACCTGTAACAAATGTATCAGATAAATGTTTAATGAATAATGATGATTGTGtaagttattaaaattatatataatattaagtataatatttttataattatactcGAGTCCATGATacttaaatagtttaaaataaaatcatataatatttttttgtaagcatatatgtattatagatgttaacttaattttaaaaatattatacttaatattatatataattttaaattaaccattaaatatataataaaaataaatacagagaaatattaataaagagaaaaaatctaaaattatgaTGTATGCttttcttaatcaaaatattgcAGAATTATTTTTACTCAGCTTCAGTACCAAAAACCAAATTAACTTCAACAACACAATAGCCACTATTAGAAGCTGcagaccaaagaaaaaaaaattagctacCAAAACACCACTATTCCTAAACACATCAAGTTGATGATCAACTTATGATAAAGAGAACCTcttcaagttaaaaaaaaaataataatatcaaagCACCGACCAAGCTATCCCCATCTTTTTTGGGGTTAGATTCTTCGTTTTTGATCAATATTATgtaactttttaaatataaacaatttgtttattattaaaaactaaaatttatgataCATAGTACGGAAAACTCTAGTTGAATATTAGCTACTAGTATTCAACTAGAACTTTTAGTTGAATatacatttacaaaaaaaaaatctagttgAATATTTCACTTTTTATGACAAAAGTGAATATTGAGAACTAAAAGGAAATTTTGTGTACTAAATTCAGTATTTTAACTATTGTTGAGGTAACATTTGACCACAACCCAAGTGTAATACGAAATAATACCGCATAATTGTAATTCaactttttagaaaatttccaGAACCATAACTTTTCCATTTCTCCAATTGTGTATTCTTTACAAATCTTGAATTTAGAATGTTTCCAAAACCATCATTCTCAACTCTAAGAGTTCTCTATATAAACCTGCGTCTCATTGTGCTATAAAACTACTCAAAGTTAATTACAAAGTTCCATAAGAATTAAGAAGTTAGCTGACTTTAGCATCTAAACAATGAGTAAGGAAGAAGCAACGACGAAGAAGACAGAAGCCAAAGAAGCAGGCGCAACGGCGAAGAAGACAGAAGCCAAAGAATCAGGCGCGACGTCAACAGTAAGTTATAAAGAcatccaaaagaaaagaagactAAAAGTACTGTACTGTGTCATTGTGGCTTTGGTTATATTAGCCGGTATTTTTGCGGTCATCTTCACCTTGATGGAAGTGCCTGTCCCACGGTTCATGCTTGACGATGTGTCCCTTGATCCCGTCTCAGGATCAAAAGTGCTGGTaactgttttaattttttttttttgttattgaagAAGTAAATCCATACTAACCCTAGTAAGTTTTGTTGGTTGAATTCGGTTAAATCCCAAACACTGTTTAATCAAAATTCAAACTCTCGTTATACCAAAACAGGTGAAACTCTCATCGACCAACCCAAGCTCCTCGAGAATTTACTACAGCGAGATGAGTCTACACGTGCAGATGGAAGAAATTTTCGAGACAGAGCGGGTTTTATTGCAGAGCACGGTACAAGCGCCGCATGAACGTACCACGTGGACAGGTGTCGTAGCGAGAAATAATGTCAACAGCGACAAGCCTGACGGTACTTTTCAGATGAGAGACGGTGTGGAAAACGGGGATGTTATTGCAGAGGTAAAGATCCAAAAGaatatgttgatttttaaaTCGAAGAAGAGGAGATTGCGCGTTACGTGTCCAGTTTTGCTCAACTTGAAAGACTTGACCGCAGTAGTCTCCAGACCTATGTCTACTTGTCAGGTCCTTTAGCTCTTCGTCTTCATTTTTACAAGTTTTATGTAAAAggtgtttttactttttttactaCGACAAAAGTTTATTAAGATGCATTTTGTAGCATAATAATTTTGAGGAAAGAGTTATTTTTATAATCCTAGGAAAGATTTGTGTTGGAAATCCTACAATGACATTAATAAGTACACTAGACGTGAGCTTTCAGTTCAAAACGAGTCTTTTATATATCAAGGTTGGTCGTTCCAATTCACAACTTGACAGATTATCTGCTTACTTTAGTTACTTTACTATGTATTCGGTAAACACAATCTCGTCACCATCTTGTTTCTCTTAtccatctctctgttttgtgAATCTGTCCTTTTTTATGTTACTTCAATTTCTTATAATCACAATTATGGATCTTCATCACGAAGTGGTAAGGAGATAACGATGAAAGAAACCGAAGTTGGTCTTACAAAAGTAGagacattattatttattatacatatttatttcgttggataattaatataaaagttttcccaaaaacatttttaacaaAGGGTTCTCGATGATCAGAAGAGAAGTTCACCAAATATCTGCCAGAAAATGGAACAAATATCCTTCCATCTTTGCTTTATTACGTTTGCAACGCTTCTTTTGCTCATTCTTGCGGTTGCGGCTCCACATTTTTAGGTAAAAACTTAATCCATTATCTCTCCAGGTTCAGGAAGCACTTCTGTTTCCTTGAAACTGTTATCTTCTTTTCTCAGCTCCTCGAGCATCTCTTCTCTGCGGCAGAGACTCTGCCTTTCTAACTTCAACATTGTTTCCATCACTTACTAAAAAAAAGCCACAACATACAACGGAGCTTATAAGAGGAAAACATCTTTTTGGAGGGTTGCAACAAAAGTGTTGGTTTGGCTCTTATGTTATTCATCATTAGGATCATGGAACCTTAACTTCTTAATCTTCATCTTTCCACTGCTTTTATGTCTACACGTTACAGAATCGGTTGATTACAGTTGATCAATGGTTTAGTATACACTTAAATTTAGCTTTTGTAACTCTTCTCTGCTAGTGCTAGTGTGTTATTTTTAAGAGCTACAATCAGAGACGTTTCTCTAAAATAAGTTTTTCGTTAACACTTTGGTGAAAATGTACTTAACAAGCGTTATATTGAAAATGTCTTTAAAACAGAAAGTGATCCGATATATTAGTATTACAAAGAGAAAGTTTGGTCACAAAAGTAACAACATTGGGAGTGAGGTGAAATTTGCACAACTATTCTTCAATCTTTGCCTTCTTCCGAGCCAAAAACCGTTCTCTAGCAGCAGCAATCGCATCCTCGCTTTTCTTGTTGTTGACAATGGCGGCCTTGGGAGCTTCTTTTGCTTCCTCTTTCGTTGATGCGTCTTTCTCTTCTCTAACATCTGAACCAATCTTCTTCTCAGATGCATCttgctcctcttcttcttcttcttggggTTCCATACTTCTCTTACGGCTTGGTCCAATATCTTGAGATTCACGCAACACTTGCTTCTCCGGCGActctgctttcttcttctcttctttcctcAGCTCCTCCTTCAGCTTCTCAGCCTTTCTTTGTTCCTCCAGCTTCTCtgcctcttcctcttccttacCTCGAGCTCCAAACGCAACGTTTTTATCAATGTTGAAGTAGAAGTCACTCAAGTCCTTCTTCTTTGTAACCTAACCAAAgatgaaaaaacaaacaaaatcagTTTCAAGCTGAAACTATAAAGGGATTTACAAACACTTACATCATCTTTTGCCTCACGAATCTCACGGAGCCTTTCTTCAGCAAGCCACTTCTTTTGCTCCTCTAGCTTCTTCTTATACGCGCCCGTTACAAACTTCTCTTTACCGGAGTAAAGATGCTCGTCCTTCTCCCTCTCCTTGGCGAGCTTCCTCTCGTAAACAATCTCTTGTTCCTTGTTTCTCTGTTCCGCCTTCTTCATCAAATGATGCACATACTTTGGCTGTAAAAtcacaacaaacaaaataagCAAAACTAATTCTAGATCAGAAATTTGCCATTTTATTATTACCTTGCGATCTTGACGATCTTGCAGTTTAGGAACGACGGCTTTGTGTTTAATGTCGTCGTAAACTTCATCGTATGCAAAAGCAGAAGGATCCTCCTCCAACGCTTTCTTATGCTGCTCCTCAATCTAATCAAACACATTAACAGTTAAAGATAAAACTAAATTGAAAAGTAAAGAAACAGAGTGATAACAGGGAGGGAAACGTTACTTCTTTAAGAGATTTGGCCTTTGAAGCTTGACGAGAGATCTCCTTCTCGACATCACCTTCGTCTTCGTCTTCATCGAAAATCGAAGCGCGGCGAGGTATTATTGGCTGCTTCTTCTGAGCCGGAGCCCTGATTTGCAATCCGTACTTCTTCATTCTTCAACCCAAATCTATCTAGAATATTCTGATTAATTCCAACCAAAAGATGGGTGGGTGTAAGGTGGAGCTGGGATCGATTAGGGTTCCGGTTCACGGTGTGATTGTGCCAAGAATATGGAAGCTGGCTAAGGGAGATGAATATAAAGGGCTACTGGGCCGCGTACGCAAAATAAATTCAGCCCAATTAAATAACGGCCCAGGGAATATAGAGACGAGAATTGGTTCATCCACTACCTCACGTAGAATGTTGTGTGTTTGTGGGTAATAGCCATTGTTTACGTCCTACAAcaaatttgaccaaaaaaatattagagtGAATTTGCTCAAAATCCTAAAAGAATTTGGATATTAGGGATTTGCTATAGGAGATGGGAAAATGGTAATGATAAGGGGAAGAAAATTGGGGAGATTTAGTGTGTCGAATGCAAATAGAGTGAATTTGGTGTGTAGAGAGTgcaattattcaaaatataacttcttacaataattaaaaatgatatataaactattctatatttttttttaaatcgtatTTGCAGCTGCggatggaatttttttttgtttctaagaAAAccttaatttaaaacaaaaataagaaaattttaataaaaattatattttcgaaaaatatgaatatatttatattttaaattttatgaccGATAACtagtataaaatttatttataataactttaaaccaaaatttaattataaaatttgattgtacactaaatatatttaattggtttaaagttgaaaaatatttgtttgatttataaatttaatattaatcttaataaaagaaaaaaatctacttaaaatTATAGATTTCATCTGAACTAAATAAAAGTGGTATTACTATAATTATATTGAATTGATAACttttatctattaattttaacacaaaaacattttatctattatattaaaatagaagtacactaTGAAACTAAAATTTTTCTAACGTgtgatttatgatttattggACTAAAATTTTTAGTGGTTAGTGCTTCATGTAAAATCTTTTCAAATATTAGTGGTTAGTGCTTCATGTAGAAATTTATCTtcagaaatttttttgtttttaacatttgtttttcttttgtcagttatttatttagttaaactaaatttcaataaaataatattctaaacCCTAATTCTATAGAAAAATCAGTCAATTCCTACATTAACAGAAGCTAACAGTCCTAATTAATACATCAACACGTCAACTGTATGAGAATATATATTAGCTAGTATACAATTCAATTTCCATATATTAATTGGTTTTAACATACGTAAAATAAATTGTCTATTACGTGTATGTATGTTAAAACCAAATTTTGAAAGTttgtatatgaaaattaaaGCTAATCCTAATTGATATATGTTTTCGTACAGGTGTGTTCATATATTGATCGGAACTGCTACCTTATGTTGATATAAGAATCAACCGATTTATCTTGTTTCTATACGATAGTCTTTGatctaaatttaacatttaactagattttgacccgccctttaaagggcgggtatatgttttgttttatgtttttttaaaatgatttaatttaatttttgtgtgttttataattatattagtgtttaatattaatttaatttaatatacttttggtgactatattcaatatgtcaagttgcataattatacacttgtACCATATGTATTtcagaaactattttaaaactttattcctaaagtttgtaacatattatatttacttaatagttacctaacataatttagtcaagaatatttatatCCTAATCgccccaaaaataaaaatctcatactctattagacatgatctatatactcgaacagttcttaaattattatattcgaaaactaatatcaaactcaacccgcaactaaaaccgaataattttttttgaaaaatgtttaaagaaatattgtttaacatattctgttatatatatatatatatatatatatagttgggtTAAAAtggtcttcactaactttaagtagaatcacatttaataaatattttttattcgaataacctatttaaaacatttttattcgaataacctatttaaaacccattaaactaaatgagtttatatgaatatttatttttattaaaaattcacttaaacCAGTTAAACTCcgtcaatcataaaattaaattttaatagtaacccGCTTCcaccattaattaatattaatattagttgaattttaaagtttcataagaaatataatatcctACGTACATCACGtcgtttattttctaaaaattgtaTCATGGAAATGGTATTTCGTTTATTTTCCAAATCACAGATCTGtttgataaattcaaaactttatttgaaagaaaaaaataactgtTTTTGGTAGGAACAGTTATAACGTggattttaataacttttagaaGGTGGTTATCTAAAGTGgttatatgatatttagataaatcatttaaatacagttataaaatatgttggacccaattaatatcaattggatatgttgaagaattaatagtattgattgaaagatttgtttaaaattatatctgatcattatttatattgttgtttttttatcaatatcttTTGTTGAAATTGTTTGTTGTTAGGAGATTCAATTTTAATATCGTTACTAGATTTTAACGTgcttttttattaaatttttaatttttaatatatttttatttgagatTATATAATTTCGGTTAtacttttatgtattattttttttggattgTGTATATTGATTATTAGCTGAAAAAACTGTACCCAACGTTAGAATAAACATGTTTGTTTTgcatttaatatataaacaaaacgTATTTCTGTGTCTGGATCAATGTACGGTGGAACCGTGGAACATATGACTTACGTTAGCCGACAAAAAAATGTTGATTTATGTTTAGAGTATAGTTTTCACAAATGCAATTTGGCTGTAAAAAACTTACATTTTTGGTCTAGGCAGTAGTGTGATACTCGTCGTTAATGGTAACGTCAGAAGAAGTGTGGTATGTGAAACTTCGacgtattttttttgttatttttgtggCGCATAATCACAGAACGTGGAGATTCATTGAACCCTCTAGATTGGAATTTGACTTTAGTGAAATTCTCGTAGGCACCGTGtccttttaacttttaaataatagatttccacCTGTCCAAAAAGTGATTGggattttctttgttttctgcCGAAAAAAACTTCATCGATGTTTCacgaaaaatattattttgatattttataatgattaaaatacatttatatgtttaacaactatttctatttaattaaaagtatttgaaataaacaaaattatttataaattaattatttttctagAAAGGacaattttatataacaaaaaatgtcaaaaca
It encodes:
- the LOC108848903 gene encoding uncharacterized protein LOC108848903: MKKYGLQIRAPAQKKQPIIPRRASIFDEDEDEGDVEKEISRQASKAKSLKEIEEQHKKALEEDPSAFAYDEVYDDIKHKAVVPKLQDRQDRKPKYVHHLMKKAEQRNKEQEIVYERKLAKEREKDEHLYSGKEKFVTGAYKKKLEEQKKWLAEERLREIREAKDDVTKKKDLSDFYFNIDKNVAFGARGKEEEEAEKLEEQRKAEKLKEELRKEEKKKAESPEKQVLRESQDIGPSRKRSMEPQEEEEEEQDASEKKIGSDVREEKDASTKEEAKEAPKAAIVNNKKSEDAIAAARERFLARKKAKIEE